The sequence TGTCGCTGGAGGTCAAGACGACCACGGCCGTGGTGCGGAGGTGGTCCTGAGAGCGGAGTTCGCGCAGGAAGTCCAGGCCGCTGACGCGTGGGAGGTTGAGGTCCAGCAGTACCAGCCGGCGCTCTTCCGGCAGCCGAATCTCAGGATCCTGGTTGGCCAGGACACTCAGGGCACGCTCGGCGTCCTCGACGACCTCCAGACGGTGCGACAGGCCCGCCCGCTTGAAAGCGCGGCGGATATTCATGACGTCGATGTCGTTGTCCTCGACGAGCAGGACGTTGAGCGTGCGCGTGCGGGACCTGGCGGCAGGGGCAGTGAAGGTGTCGACGGCTTGAACCATGGTGTACAGCGGTGATCTCGGCGGTCGTGGTGCAAGCAGCGGACCAGTCGCCGCAAAATTCCGCAGACCTGTTCCGGCATCGACGGCGTTGCTCGGCAAGTTGAACGCCGATGCGCGTTATGGGCCTGTTCTGGCTGGAAATCACGGTGCGACGTGAGTCGACTGC comes from Planctomycetota bacterium and encodes:
- a CDS encoding response regulator codes for the protein MVQAVDTFTAPAARSRTRTLNVLLVEDNDIDVMNIRRAFKRAGLSHRLEVVEDAERALSVLANQDPEIRLPEERRLVLLDLNLPRVSGLDFLRELRSQDHLRTTAVVVLTSSDIEEDKAEAYRRNVAGYLIKPVGQEAFAELVSALDAYWSTSEFPPPMA